The candidate division WOR-3 bacterium genome contains a region encoding:
- a CDS encoding alpha-L-arabinofuranosidase C-terminal domain-containing protein yields MRESEDGKCRAVSKCFTIGYSNKGRQDCAHPNSLFFKMDKLYQDVILLPTRLKCEGYFYGQGKIPLISASASKDKDGKIHISVVNLDPVKERNLLCEIRGVSLEKVPGEIITANKINAYNDFGKPEEVKIEPFKEFKIDENNIVVTLLPKSVVMLEVQ; encoded by the coding sequence TTGCGAGAGAGTGAAGATGGTAAATGTCGCGCAGTTAGTAAATGTTTTACAATCGGTTATTCTAACAAAGGACGACAGGATTGTGCTCACCCCAACTCACTATTTTTTAAGATGGATAAATTGTATCAGGACGTAATACTTCTACCTACTCGTTTGAAATGCGAAGGCTATTTTTATGGTCAGGGGAAAATCCCATTAATCAGTGCGTCGGCCTCAAAGGATAAAGATGGAAAAATCCATATAAGCGTAGTGAATTTAGACCCTGTAAAGGAGAGAAACTTACTCTGCGAAATTCGCGGTGTATCTCTGGAGAAAGTTCCTGGCGAAATTATTACCGCCAATAAAATAAATGCCTATAATGATTTTGGAAAGCCTGAAGAAGTAAAAATAGAACCTTTTAAAGAGTTTAAAATAGATGAGAATAACATTGTTGTCACTCTTTTACCTAAATCAGTTGTTATGCTTGAGGTTCAATAA
- the purF gene encoding amidophosphoribosyltransferase, with translation MCGIVGILGKKEVVSQIYEALLVIQHRGQDAAGMVTYSDKFHIKKGEGLVRDVFQEADFNYLKGNIGIGHVRYPTLGEMGIENAQPFISNTPYGIALAFNGNIINFESLKNRLEKDERRITISTSDAELLLNLLSVEMENKPVFSPSFLFESIGELFKKVKGSYSVVALIKDKGILAFRDPYGIKPLIFGRKNNSFCVVSESVALESLGYKIERDVHPGEAIFFSTAGKLYTKKITEEKRYPCIFEYVYFARPDSTIDGISVYEARLRLGKNLAKEIEKKRINIDIVVPIPDTSRPVAVSLAEELKVKDREGLIRNRYVGRTFIMPHQKKREELIRIKLSPVKEIIKGKKVLLVDDSIVRGTTSKKIVQLIKNAGAKEVHFASSSPPLRFPCYYGIDMQRKGEFITYNRTVENIRKMIGVDSLTYQTLEGLIEAVSNKKISNFCTACFTGKYPIQATEDEIRQIERDRGIQRLDCQKDK, from the coding sequence ATGTGTGGAATAGTAGGAATACTTGGAAAAAAAGAAGTCGTAAGCCAGATTTACGAGGCTCTACTCGTAATACAACATCGTGGACAAGATGCAGCAGGTATGGTAACTTATTCGGATAAATTCCATATCAAAAAAGGAGAAGGATTAGTTAGGGATGTCTTCCAAGAAGCAGATTTTAACTACCTCAAAGGCAATATTGGAATTGGACATGTTCGGTATCCAACCTTAGGAGAAATGGGAATAGAAAACGCTCAGCCTTTCATTTCAAATACTCCCTACGGCATAGCCCTTGCATTTAACGGAAATATAATTAATTTTGAATCTCTAAAAAACAGATTGGAAAAAGATGAGAGAAGAATAACTATCTCAACTTCTGATGCAGAACTCCTATTGAATCTTCTCTCTGTAGAGATGGAAAATAAACCTGTCTTTTCTCCTTCCTTTCTTTTTGAATCTATTGGAGAATTATTCAAAAAGGTAAAAGGAAGCTATTCTGTTGTTGCTCTGATTAAAGATAAAGGTATTCTCGCTTTTAGAGACCCTTATGGGATTAAACCTCTAATATTTGGTAGAAAGAATAATAGTTTCTGTGTAGTCTCTGAAAGTGTGGCTCTCGAATCACTTGGATATAAAATAGAGAGGGATGTTCACCCAGGAGAAGCCATATTTTTCAGCACAGCCGGCAAATTATACACCAAAAAAATCACCGAAGAGAAACGTTATCCCTGTATTTTTGAATATGTATACTTTGCAAGACCCGACTCCACTATAGACGGCATATCCGTCTACGAGGCAAGACTAAGACTTGGCAAAAACCTTGCAAAAGAAATAGAAAAAAAGAGAATAAACATAGATATAGTCGTTCCCATACCGGATACATCAAGACCAGTTGCTGTATCCCTCGCAGAAGAACTAAAAGTAAAAGATAGAGAGGGATTGATAAGAAATCGTTACGTAGGAAGAACCTTCATAATGCCTCATCAGAAAAAGAGAGAAGAGTTGATAAGAATAAAACTTTCTCCTGTGAAAGAAATCATAAAAGGCAAAAAAGTTCTTTTAGTAGATGATTCTATAGTCCGAGGAACAACATCAAAAAAAATTGTTCAATTAATCAAAAATGCGGGTGCAAAAGAAGTTCATTTTGCTTCCTCAAGTCCTCCTCTAAGATTTCCCTGCTATTATGGGATTGATATGCAAAGAAAGGGAGAATTTATTACCTACAATAGAACTGTAGAAAATATAAGAAAAATGATTGGTGTGGATTCACTTACCTATCAAACCTTAGAAGGGCTTATAGAAGCTGTTTCAAATAAAAAGATTAGTAATTTTTGCACTGCTTGTTTTACCGGTAAATATCCGATACAGGCTACTGAGGACGAGATCCGTCAAATCGAGAGAGACAGGGGGATACAAAGATTAGATTGCCAGAAAGATAAGTAA
- a CDS encoding glutamate synthase subunit beta, which translates to MGKINGFLEIKRETAELRPVEERINDYRDVSIPRKDETTREQASRCMDCGTPFCHWGCPIGNYIPEWNDLLFNNQWEKAYELLSATNNFPEITGRICPALCEHSCVLSINDEAVTIRENELAIIEYSFKSGLVKAKPPLKRTGKKIAIVGSGPAGLAAAHQLNKVGHQVVVFERDQKIGGILRYGIPDFKLEKHILDRRLKLMEKEGIEFKVNTFVGVDIDSEKLLKDFDAICLAIGSRVPRDLKIKGRELQGIHFAMDYLIQSNKKVSGEKIPPEKIIDAKNKEVVIIGGGDTGADCVGVAKRQGAKSIIQIEILEKPPACRTTNDPWPFYPSILKNSSSHEEGCERLWSVLTKEFIGKEGYVEKLHCVRVEFKKTDKMNCPIMKEIPKSDFEIKADLVILSIGFLHPEHRGLVEDLKLELTERGNIKTDENFMTTREGVFAAGDMHRGQSLVVWAISEGRRVAHNIDKYLMGKSNLPIL; encoded by the coding sequence ATGGGAAAGATAAACGGATTTTTAGAGATAAAAAGAGAGACCGCAGAATTAAGACCTGTAGAAGAAAGAATAAACGACTATAGAGATGTTTCTATCCCACGAAAAGATGAGACAACAAGGGAACAGGCTTCCCGTTGTATGGATTGCGGAACCCCTTTCTGCCACTGGGGCTGTCCAATTGGAAATTACATTCCTGAGTGGAACGACCTCCTATTCAACAATCAGTGGGAAAAAGCTTATGAACTCCTTTCCGCAACAAATAACTTCCCAGAAATAACCGGAAGAATCTGTCCTGCACTTTGTGAGCATTCCTGCGTTTTATCAATAAATGACGAAGCAGTCACAATCAGAGAAAATGAACTTGCAATAATCGAATACTCATTTAAATCAGGACTTGTTAAAGCAAAACCACCACTAAAAAGAACCGGTAAAAAAATCGCAATTGTAGGTTCTGGTCCCGCGGGGCTCGCTGCTGCTCATCAGTTGAATAAAGTGGGGCACCAAGTAGTTGTGTTCGAAAGAGACCAAAAAATCGGAGGAATATTAAGATATGGGATTCCAGACTTTAAGTTAGAAAAACACATCCTTGATCGACGGTTAAAATTAATGGAAAAAGAAGGGATAGAATTTAAAGTAAATACATTTGTTGGTGTAGATATAGACTCCGAGAAATTATTGAAAGATTTTGACGCAATTTGTCTTGCCATAGGTTCACGAGTCCCGAGAGATTTAAAAATCAAGGGTAGAGAATTACAGGGAATTCACTTTGCAATGGATTATCTAATCCAGTCAAATAAAAAAGTAAGCGGAGAAAAAATACCTCCCGAAAAAATTATTGATGCAAAAAATAAAGAAGTAGTAATAATCGGAGGAGGCGATACCGGTGCAGACTGTGTAGGTGTTGCAAAGCGACAGGGAGCAAAGAGTATAATCCAGATAGAAATACTTGAAAAACCCCCAGCCTGTAGAACAACAAATGACCCATGGCCCTTTTATCCTTCAATTCTAAAAAATTCAAGCAGTCACGAGGAAGGTTGTGAGCGCCTCTGGTCAGTTTTAACAAAGGAATTCATTGGTAAAGAAGGATATGTCGAGAAACTGCATTGTGTGAGAGTTGAATTTAAGAAAACCGATAAAATGAATTGCCCTATAATGAAAGAAATCCCTAAAAGTGACTTTGAAATTAAGGCAGATTTAGTAATTCTCTCTATAGGCTTTTTACATCCTGAACACAGAGGTCTGGTGGAAGACTTAAAGCTTGAACTAACAGAACGGGGTAATATAAAAACCGATGAAAATTTTATGACAACCCGAGAGGGAGTTTTTGCAGCAGGAGATATGCACCGAGGACAATCTCTTGTTGTATGGGCAATATCCGAAGGCAGAAGAGTTGCTCATAATATAGATAAATATTTGATGGGAAAATCTAATTTACCCATTTTGTAA